A window of the Oncorhynchus kisutch isolate 150728-3 unplaced genomic scaffold, Okis_V2 Okis02a-Okis13b_hom, whole genome shotgun sequence genome harbors these coding sequences:
- the LOC116359329 gene encoding gasdermin-E-like: MDGMTDEGLSVLGSCCSPPVLQALQILVQHVAAGSGETLSLRDAGLAVLTEEELYQRTESLFGHSEVTLKREEDTLRTEMKDQPGYLPLVMSITVKGLASLV; encoded by the exons ATGGACG GAATGACAGATGAAGGTCTCTCTGTGTTGGGATCCTGTTGCAGTCCTCCAGTCTTACAGGCCCTGCAGATCCTG GTGCAGCATGTGGCAGCAGGGAGTGGGGAGACCCTCTCTCTGAGAGATGCTGGTCTGGCTGTTCTGACTGAGGAGGAGCTGTATCAGAGGACAGAGAGTCTCTTTGGTCACTCTGAAGTTACactgaagagagaggaggacacactgaggacagagatgaAGGACCAGCCTGGATACCTTCCTCTAGTCATGAGTATCACTGTGAAAGGCCTGGCCTCTTTAgtgtaa
- the LOC109878005 gene encoding gasdermin-E has protein sequence MISKAVKSMLKEVDSNGSLIPVSSLNDSSGKLNLLSLVVKTRPRCGCFWQEPKYQSRGFSLSDVLKPGEPEDEPLNPDVKESDFVDHSGTFGDIEEMKAGGNVEGLLADLKLNMALKYSNEQESSFGRLKKEEVKVKEVVNYSKDKRLDMTHPVIKQTREKPRAILGVLTERIMTSQPCQVTNKVRKRGNAGANISACVALSVKDSMKQSGSTQTDSDVSLKIPEYTVVAYSLIELYVKCNGQFELCLFSNNGGFEKVTSKDDIEEDGIMYLGGDSDANSPLNLNEELEKLSGHFQLLSVLPAAKRSSLLQLLKTTMEDRETVSVLESVLDQMCEGETPDLGDLEESERETVQAILDLVDQCVGKDEDEIRSSLLSAIHLIVSAMDGMTDEGLSVLGSCCSPPVLQALQILVQHVAAGSGETLSLRDAGLAVLTEEELYQRTESLFALSNVELARLNEDAEFTVTSVMCPGHLPLVMSIAVNGLASLG, from the exons ATGATTTCCAAGGCCGTAAAATCCATGTTGAAGGAAGTAGATTCTAACGGTAGCCTGATTCCTGTGTCCAGTCTGAACGACAGCTCTGGTAAACTGAATCTCCTCTCACTCGTTGTGAAGACCAGGCCCAGATGTGGATGCTTCTGGCAGGAACCGAAATACCAGTCCAGAGGCTTTTCCCTGAGTGATGTGCTGAAACCCGGAGAACCTGAAGACGAACCTTTAAACCCAG ATGTCAAGGAGTCTGACTTCGTGGACCACAGTGGGACATTTGGTGACATAGAAGAAATGAAGGCAGGAGGAAATGTGGAGGGATTGTTGGCTGATTTAAAACTTAACATGGCCTTAAAATACTCTAACGAACAAGAGTCGTCCTTTGGCAGACTGAAGAAAGAGGAGGTGAAAGTGAAGGAGGTGGTTAACTACTCGAAAGACAA ACGCCTGGACATGACCCACCCTGTGATCAAGCAGACCCGGGAGAAGCCCAGGGCAATATTAGGGGTGTTGACGGAGAGGATTATGACATCACAACCTTGCCAGGTCACAAACAAAGTCCGGAAGCGTGGCAATGCAGGAGCCAACATCAGCGCCTGCGTGGCCCTGAGTGTGAAG GACTCTATGAAGCAGAGCGGCAGTACTCAGACAGATAGTGATGTGTCGCTGAAGATTCCTGAATACACTGTCGTGGCCTACAGTCTGATTGAACTCTACGTCAAATGCAATGGACAGTTTG AGCTGTGCCTCTTCTCCAACAATGGGGGCTTTGAAAAGGTTACGTCAAAGGATGACATTGAAGAGGATGGAATTATGTACCTGGGAGGCGACTCTGATGCCAACAGCCCCTTAAATCTGAACGAAG AACTGGAGAAACTGAGTGGTCATTTCCAGCTGCTGTCAGTCCTGCCAGCAGCCAAACGGTCCTCTCTGCTCCAGCTCCTCAAGACAAccatggaggacagagagacagtcagtgtgCTGGAGAGTGTG CTGGATCAGATGTGTGAAGGTGAGACTCCTGACCTGGGTGACCTGGAAGAGTCTGAGAGAGAAACAGTCCAGGCCATACTGGATCTTGTAGACCAATGTGTTGGGAAGGATGAGGACGAGATCAGATCCTCACTTCTCAGTGCTATCCACCTCATTGTCAGTGCCATGGACG gAATGACAGATGAAGGTCTCTCTGTGTTGGGATCGTGTTGCAGTCCTCCAGTCTTACAGGCCCTGCAGATCCTG GTGCAGCATGTGGCAGCAGGGAGTGGGGAGACCCTCTCTCTGAGAGATGCAGGTCTGGCTGTTCTGACTGAGGAGGAGCTGTATCAGAGGACAGAGAGTCTCTTTGCCCTCTCCAATGTAGAACTTGCCAGATTGAATGAGGACGCAGAATTCACAGTGACTTCAGTTATGTGTCCTGGACACCTTCCTCTTGTCATGAGTATCGCTGTGAATGGCCTGGCCTCTTTAGGATAG
- the LOC116359251 gene encoding extensin-like, producing the protein MSGGPTHTSEKYLMPSQSPHPNPLDIDPLTSEKCLMPSQSPHPNPLDIDPLTSEKCLMPSQSPHPNPLDIDPLTSEKYLMPSQSPHPNPLDIDPLTSEKYLMPTQSPHPNPLDIDPLTSEKCLMPSQSPHPNPLDIDPLTSEKYLMPTQSPHPNPLDIDPLTSEKYLMPSQSPHPNPLDIDPLTSEKYLMPSQSPHPNPLDIDPLISEKCLMPSQSPHPNPLDIDPLTSEKYLMSSQSPHPNPLDIDPLTSEKYLMPTQSPHPNPLDIDPLTSEKCLMPSQSPHPNPLNIAPLHSHQ; encoded by the coding sequence ATGAGTGGAGGCCCCACACATACCTCAGAGAAGTATCTAATgccctcccagtcaccccatcccaatcCCCTGGATATAGACCCTCTCACCTCAGAGAAGTGTCTAATgccctcccagtcaccccatcccaatcCCCTGGATATAGACCCTCTCACCTCAGAGAAGTGTCTAATgccctcccagtcaccccatcccaatcCCCTGGATATAGACCCTCTCACCTCAGAGAAGTATCTAATgccctcccagtcaccccatcccaatcCCCTGGATATAGACCCTCTCACCTCAGAGAAGTATCTAATGCCCacccagtcaccccatcccaatcCCCTGGATATAGACCCTCTCACCTCAGAGAAGTGTCTAATgccctcccagtcaccccatcccaatcCCCTGGATATAGACCCTCTCACCTCAGAGAAGTATCTAATGCCCacccagtcaccccatcccaatcCCCTGGATATAGACCCTCTCACCTCAGAGAAGTATCTAATgccctcccagtcaccccatcccaatcCCCTGGATATAGACCCTCTCACCTCAGAGAAGTATCTAATgccctcccagtcaccccatcccaatcCCCTGGATATAGACCCTCTCATCTCAGAGAAGTGTCTAATgccctcccagtcaccccatcccaatcCCCTGGATATAGACCCTCTCACCTCAGAGAAGTATCTAATGTCCTCTcagtcaccccatcccaatcCCCTGGATATAGACCCTCTCACCTCAGAGAAGTATCTAATGCCCacccagtcaccccatcccaatcCCCTGGATATAGACCCTCTCACCTCAGAAAAGTGCCTGATgccctcccagtcaccccatccgAATCCCCTGAATATAGCCCCTCTCCATTCTCACCAATAA